One genomic region from Rosa rugosa chromosome 1, drRosRugo1.1, whole genome shotgun sequence encodes:
- the LOC133712392 gene encoding zinc finger CCCH domain-containing protein 20-like: MMIGEPHRSNPTIHVPPWLTLDDPTAEMYSPYPLSGVSVNSDVTNANSPYHLNEALATLQRYLPSNEVSDPDPDSDSEISGMDSDSPVDAYSCDHFRMFEFKVRRCARGRSHDWTDCPFAHPGEKARRRDPRKYHYSGSACPDFRKGHCKKGDSCEFAHGVFECWLHPARYRTQPCKDGTSCKRRVCFFAHTPEQLRVLPQQSPRGSTSAESYDGSPLRQAMEAASLGKGMPFMSSPPPSISPDDSPPVSPMTRSVSRSLGSSSINEMVASLRNLQLGKVKSLPTSWNVQVGSPGFVSPRGSMLRPGFCSLPSTPTRIPTRSAIGFLDFCDEGCEEEPPMERVESGRDLRAKMFERLREENSLERVDPTQAQASGAPDVGWVSELVN, encoded by the coding sequence atgatgatcgGCGAACCTCACCGTTCGAATCCGACCATCCACGTCCCCCCGTGGCTCACCCTCGACGATCCAACGGCCGAGATGTACTCCCCCTACCCCCTGAGCGGCGTCTCCGTCAACTCTGACGTCACCAATGCCAACAGCCCCTACCACCTCAACGAGGCTCTCGCCACTCTCCAGCGCTACTTGCCTTCCAACGAGGTTTCCGACCCGGACCCGGACTCCGACTCCGAGATTTCGGGTATGGACTCGGACTCTCCGGTCGACGCCTACTCGTGCGACCATTTTCGGATGTTTGAGTTCAAGGTCCGTCGCTGCGCACGTGGCAGGTCCCATGACTGGACCGACTGCCCCTTCGCCCACCCGGGCGAGAAGGCCCGCCGCCGCGACCCGAGGAAGTACCACTATTCGGGTTCCGCCTGCCCCGATTTCCGAAAGGGCCACTGCAAGAAGGGAGACTCCTGCGAGTTCGCTCACGGCGTTTTCGAGTGCTGGCTCCACCCTGCGCGTTATCGGACTCAGCCCTGTAAAGATGGTACTAGCTGCAAGAGGAGAGTGTGCTTCTTCGCTCACACGCCGGAGCAGCTTAGGGTTTTGCCCCAGCAGAGTCCCCGAGGGTCAACCTCGGCCGAGTCGTACGACGGGTCGCCTCTGAGGCAGGCCATGGAGGCGGCGTCGCTGGGGAAAGGTATGCCGTTCATGTCGTCGCCGCCGCCGTCGATTTCGCCGGATGATTCGCCGCCGGTGTCTCCGATGACCAGGTCGGTGAGCCGGTCTCTGGGTTCGAGCTCGATTAATGAAATGGTGGCGTCGCTGAGGAACTTGCAGCTGGGGAAGGTCAAGTCTCTGCCCACTTCATGGAATGTTCAAGTCGGGTCGCCCGGGTTCGTTTCTCCACGCGGGTCGATGCTCCGACCCGGGTTCTGTAGCCTGCCGTCGACTCCGACCCGGATTCCGACCCGCTCTGCAATTGGGTTTCTGGATTTCTGTGACGAGGGTTGCGAGGAGGAGCCGCCGATGGAGAGGGTGGAGTCTGGGAGGGACTTGAGGGCCAAGATGTTCGAGAGGTTGAGGGAGGAGAATTCTCTGGAGCGGGTCGACCCGACCCAGGCACAGGCTTCCGGTGCTCCGGATGTTGGATGGGTTTCTGAGCTGGTGAATTGA